In Stenotrophomonas sp. 169, one DNA window encodes the following:
- a CDS encoding S8 family serine peptidase — protein MIKKHNLRTNVLAAAVLSLTAGAGMAQAADLKVSAPLHSPAAQQQAVNGIIVKYKAGSVAAGSSAAKVGVVNGALSRATLSGNKATATARAAAFSPQVVRRLGVGADLIRLKTRLGTADLDKVLAELRADPAVQYAVPDARMYAIDAGTPARARAVVQADATPSLVPNDPLYAQYQWHLSSATGGVNAPAAWDIAAGEGVVVAVLDTGILPQHPDFVSGALLPGYDFISDAETSRRPTDERVPGALDMGDWVENDNECYAGSLAEDSSWHGTHVAGTIAEATNNGVGMAGVAHKASVLPVRVLGKCGGYLSDIADAITWASGGTVTGVPANTTPADIINMSLGGSAACDAVYQDAINGAVSRGTIVVVAAGNSASNAANFRPASCNNVIAVGANRITGGIASYSNFGTLVDVSGPGGGGGVDGNPGGYVWQAGYNGATTPTSGTFTYMGMAGTSMASPHVAGVAALVQGALADADRDPLTPAEMETLLKQTARAFPVTIPAGTPIGTGIVDAKAALDEALKEPCTENCAPPATPLTNKVAVAGISGASGSEKLYSFVATAGKPVSFVTYGGTGNISLHVGADNGTSTVAWTAKSSRTGNAETVRITAPVAGTYYVKVVGDAAFSGVTLLATQ, from the coding sequence GTGATCAAGAAGCACAACCTCCGCACCAACGTTCTCGCCGCTGCTGTGCTGTCCCTGACGGCGGGTGCGGGCATGGCACAGGCCGCCGACCTCAAGGTCAGCGCGCCCCTGCATTCCCCCGCCGCGCAGCAGCAGGCCGTGAACGGCATCATCGTGAAGTACAAGGCCGGCAGCGTCGCTGCGGGCAGCAGCGCAGCCAAGGTCGGCGTCGTCAACGGTGCGCTGTCGCGTGCCACGCTGTCCGGCAACAAGGCGACCGCTACCGCGCGCGCTGCTGCGTTCAGCCCGCAGGTCGTGCGCAGGCTCGGCGTCGGCGCGGACCTGATCCGCCTGAAGACCCGCCTTGGCACTGCTGACCTGGACAAGGTGCTGGCTGAACTGCGCGCCGACCCGGCCGTGCAGTACGCCGTGCCGGATGCACGCATGTACGCCATCGATGCCGGTACGCCGGCACGCGCCCGCGCCGTGGTGCAGGCAGATGCAACGCCGTCCCTGGTGCCGAACGATCCGCTGTACGCGCAGTACCAGTGGCACCTGAGCAGCGCCACCGGCGGTGTCAACGCACCGGCGGCGTGGGATATCGCCGCAGGCGAAGGCGTGGTGGTAGCGGTGCTCGACACCGGCATCCTGCCGCAGCATCCCGACTTCGTCAGCGGTGCGCTGCTGCCGGGCTACGACTTCATCAGCGATGCGGAGACCTCGCGGCGTCCGACCGATGAGCGCGTACCGGGTGCACTGGACATGGGTGACTGGGTCGAGAACGACAACGAGTGCTATGCCGGCTCGCTGGCCGAAGACAGCTCGTGGCACGGTACGCACGTAGCGGGCACCATCGCCGAAGCCACCAACAACGGCGTCGGCATGGCCGGCGTGGCCCACAAGGCCAGCGTGCTGCCCGTCCGTGTGCTCGGCAAGTGTGGTGGCTACCTGTCCGACATCGCCGATGCGATCACCTGGGCGTCCGGCGGCACGGTCACCGGCGTGCCGGCCAACACCACCCCGGCTGACATCATCAACATGAGCCTGGGCGGCAGTGCGGCCTGCGACGCGGTGTACCAGGACGCGATCAATGGGGCGGTGTCGCGCGGCACCATCGTGGTGGTCGCGGCGGGCAACTCGGCGTCCAACGCGGCCAACTTCCGCCCGGCCAGCTGCAACAACGTGATCGCCGTCGGCGCCAACCGGATCACCGGTGGCATTGCGTCGTACTCCAACTTCGGCACGCTCGTGGATGTGTCCGGACCGGGCGGCGGCGGCGGTGTCGATGGCAATCCGGGTGGCTATGTGTGGCAGGCCGGTTACAACGGTGCCACCACGCCCACCTCCGGCACGTTCACCTACATGGGCATGGCCGGCACCTCGATGGCCTCGCCGCATGTCGCCGGTGTGGCGGCGCTGGTGCAGGGCGCACTGGCCGATGCCGACCGTGACCCGTTGACCCCGGCAGAGATGGAAACGCTGCTCAAGCAGACCGCGCGTGCGTTCCCGGTGACCATCCCGGCCGGCACGCCGATCGGCACCGGCATCGTCGATGCCAAGGCCGCGCTGGATGAGGCGCTGAAGGAGCCATGCACCGAGAACTGCGCACCGCCTGCCACCCCGCTGACCAACAAGGTCGCCGTGGCCGGCATCAGCGGTGCCAGCGGCAGCGAGAAGCTGTACAGCTTCGTGGCGACAGCCGGCAAGCCGGTCAGCTTCGTCACCTACGGCGGCACTGGCAACATCTCGCTGCACGTGGGCGCGGACAACGGTACCTCCACCGTGGCATGGACCGCCAAGTCCTCGCGCACCGGCAATGCGGAAACCGTACGCATCACGGCGCCGGTCGCCGGCACGTACTACGTGAAGGTGGTGGGTGACGCAGCGTTCTCCGGCGTGACCCTGCTTGCCACGCAGTAA
- the gspE gene encoding type II secretion system ATPase GspE yields MNAVVDPANVNTAEAPLIDALIARGRLKEADLARARTLHAESGGSLLSLLVRLGLVSERDQAQTTADVLGIELLDARQMPDAPPPSLADALPVTLRFLKQFHVCPISLDESGLLLWQADAHDPYPCQAISLAMGVPVHPRIGQRAEIDDQIERWYGQGRSAMGAIVETADGEGAAVDDIEHLRDLASEAPVIRLVNLVIQRAVELRASDIHVEPFETRLKVRYRVDGVLIEGESPPSNLTAAVISRIKIMARLNIAERRLPQDGRIMLRVQGKELDLRVSTVPTAHGESVVMRLLDRETVVFDFQRLGFTEEFLPAFRKVLEQPHGILLVTGPTGSGKTTTLYTALSQLNTADVKIITVEDPVEYQIEGINQIQAKPQIGLDFANALRSIVRQDPDIIMIGEMRDLETARIAIQSALTGHLVLSTLHTNNAAGGITRLLDMGVEDYLLTSTINGILAQRLVRRLEPTHAERYEASPEEIERFDLRRLQPHGTIHLFRPRPSAIAPTGYLGRTTIVEFLVMNDELRRAVMRREGMGEIERIARNGGMRTMYEDGLLKALAGQTTLEEVLRTTEES; encoded by the coding sequence GTGAACGCGGTTGTCGACCCTGCCAACGTGAATACTGCTGAAGCGCCGTTGATCGATGCGCTGATCGCGCGCGGTCGGTTGAAGGAAGCCGATCTCGCCCGCGCGCGCACCCTGCATGCCGAATCGGGCGGCAGCCTGCTGTCGCTGCTGGTCCGCCTGGGCCTGGTGTCCGAACGGGACCAGGCACAGACCACCGCCGACGTGCTCGGGATTGAACTGCTGGATGCACGGCAGATGCCGGATGCACCGCCGCCCTCGCTGGCCGATGCCCTGCCGGTGACGCTGCGCTTCCTGAAGCAGTTCCACGTCTGCCCGATTTCGCTGGACGAAAGCGGCCTGCTGCTGTGGCAGGCCGATGCCCACGATCCCTATCCGTGCCAGGCGATCTCGCTGGCGATGGGCGTGCCGGTGCATCCGCGTATCGGCCAACGTGCCGAGATCGACGACCAGATCGAGCGCTGGTATGGGCAGGGTCGCAGCGCCATGGGGGCGATCGTGGAAACCGCCGATGGCGAGGGCGCCGCGGTCGACGACATCGAGCACCTGCGTGACCTTGCCTCTGAAGCACCGGTGATCCGACTGGTGAACCTGGTGATCCAGCGTGCGGTTGAACTGCGTGCCTCGGACATCCACGTCGAGCCGTTCGAGACGCGGCTGAAGGTGCGCTATCGCGTGGATGGCGTGCTGATCGAAGGCGAGAGCCCTCCGTCCAACCTGACCGCTGCGGTGATCAGCCGCATCAAGATCATGGCGCGGCTCAACATCGCCGAACGTCGCCTGCCGCAGGATGGCCGCATCATGCTGCGTGTGCAGGGCAAGGAACTGGACCTGCGCGTCAGCACCGTGCCGACCGCGCATGGCGAAAGCGTGGTCATGCGTCTGCTGGATCGTGAAACCGTCGTGTTCGATTTCCAACGACTGGGCTTCACCGAGGAGTTCCTGCCGGCGTTCCGCAAGGTGCTGGAGCAACCGCACGGCATCCTGCTGGTGACCGGCCCCACCGGATCGGGCAAGACCACCACGCTGTACACCGCGCTGAGCCAGCTCAACACCGCCGACGTGAAAATCATCACCGTCGAAGACCCGGTGGAGTATCAGATCGAAGGCATCAACCAGATCCAGGCCAAGCCGCAGATCGGCCTGGACTTCGCCAATGCGCTGCGCAGCATCGTGCGCCAGGATCCGGACATCATCATGATCGGCGAGATGCGCGACCTGGAAACCGCGCGCATCGCGATCCAGTCCGCGCTGACCGGCCACCTGGTGCTGTCCACGCTGCATACCAACAATGCCGCAGGCGGCATCACCCGCCTGCTCGACATGGGCGTGGAGGATTATCTGCTGACCTCCACCATCAACGGGATCCTGGCCCAGCGCCTGGTGCGCCGCCTGGAGCCGACCCATGCCGAGCGGTATGAGGCATCGCCTGAAGAGATCGAGCGCTTCGACCTGCGCCGTCTGCAGCCGCACGGCACGATCCACCTGTTCCGCCCGCGACCCTCGGCGATCGCGCCCACCGGTTACCTCGGGCGCACCACCATCGTCGAGTTCCTGGTGATGAACGACGAGCTGCGCCGCGCGGTGATGCGTCGCGAAGGCATGGGTGAGATCGAGCGCATTGCACGCAATGGCGGCATGCGCACGATGTACGAAGACGGCCTGCTGAAGGCGCTGGCCGGGCAGACGACGCTGGAAGAAGTCCTGCGTACCACCGAGGAAAGCTGA
- a CDS encoding type II secretion system F family protein, which translates to MPLYRYKALDAQGDMVDGQMEAVSQAELVVRLQEQGHLPMETRLASEGGMDGGQLRSLFKSRPMQGAALLQFTQQLSTLLGAGQPLDRALTILLSLPEDERSRRVISEIRDTVRGGASLSSALERQHGLFSRLYINMVRAGEAGGSLHDTLQRLADYLERSRALQGRVVNALIYPAILLVVVGGALLFLLGYVVPQFAQMYESLDVELPWFTQLVLQVGLVVRDGWIWIIVIPAAIAWLLERKARQPAFRLALDGWLLRRKGIGALLGKLETARLARTLGTLLRNGVPLLAALGIARNVLGNRALAADIDIASDEVKSGNGLSAALARGKRFPRLALQMIQVGEESGALDAMLLKTADTFEQETARSIDRLLSAMVPAITLVLASVVGLVIMAVLVPMYDLTNAIG; encoded by the coding sequence ATGCCGCTGTACCGCTACAAGGCGCTGGATGCACAGGGCGACATGGTGGATGGCCAGATGGAGGCGGTCAGCCAGGCCGAGCTGGTCGTGCGCCTGCAGGAGCAGGGCCACTTGCCGATGGAAACCCGGTTGGCCAGCGAAGGCGGCATGGACGGTGGCCAGTTGCGTTCCCTGTTCAAGAGCCGGCCGATGCAGGGCGCTGCGCTGCTGCAGTTCACCCAGCAATTGTCGACGCTGCTGGGCGCGGGCCAACCGCTCGATCGCGCGCTGACCATCCTGCTCAGCCTGCCCGAAGACGAGCGCTCGCGTCGGGTCATCAGCGAAATCCGCGACACCGTGCGGGGCGGGGCGTCGCTGTCCAGCGCGCTGGAACGCCAGCACGGGTTGTTCTCGCGGCTGTACATCAACATGGTGCGCGCCGGTGAGGCCGGTGGCAGCCTGCACGACACGCTGCAGCGGCTGGCCGACTACCTGGAACGCAGCCGCGCGCTGCAGGGCAGGGTCGTCAATGCGCTGATCTATCCCGCCATCCTGCTGGTGGTGGTGGGCGGTGCGCTGCTGTTCCTGCTGGGCTACGTGGTGCCGCAGTTCGCGCAGATGTATGAAAGCCTCGACGTGGAGCTGCCGTGGTTCACCCAATTGGTGCTGCAGGTGGGTCTGGTGGTGCGTGATGGCTGGATCTGGATCATCGTCATTCCCGCCGCGATCGCCTGGCTGCTGGAGCGCAAGGCACGGCAGCCGGCGTTCCGCCTGGCACTGGATGGCTGGCTGCTGCGACGCAAGGGTATCGGCGCACTGCTGGGCAAGCTGGAAACCGCGCGGCTGGCGCGCACGCTGGGCACCTTGCTGCGCAACGGGGTGCCGCTGCTGGCCGCACTGGGCATTGCGCGCAACGTGCTGGGCAACCGCGCGTTGGCTGCCGACATCGACATCGCCAGCGACGAAGTGAAAAGTGGCAACGGCCTGTCTGCGGCACTGGCACGCGGCAAGCGCTTTCCCCGGTTGGCCCTGCAGATGATCCAGGTCGGTGAGGAATCCGGCGCGCTGGATGCGATGCTGCTGAAGACGGCCGACACCTTCGAACAGGAAACCGCACGCAGCATCGACCGCCTGCTGTCGGCGATGGTGCCGGCGATCACCCTCGTACTGGCCTCGGTGGTGGGGCTTGTCATCATGGCCGTGCTGGTACCGATGTATGACCTCACCAACGCGATTGGCTGA
- the gspG gene encoding type II secretion system major pseudopilin GspG produces the protein MKRRATPRFSSPRNQSGMSLLEIIIVIVLIGAVLTLVASRVLGGADRGKANIAKAQVQTVASKIDNYRLDTNRLPAKLDELVTQPAGVNGWMGPYAKASDLDDPWGRPLDYRAPGESQDYDLISLGKDGKPGGSSFDADIRYEQ, from the coding sequence ATGAAACGACGTGCCACTCCCCGCTTTTCCTCGCCGCGCAACCAGTCGGGCATGAGCCTGCTGGAGATCATCATCGTCATCGTGCTGATCGGCGCGGTGCTCACCCTGGTCGCCAGCCGTGTGCTCGGCGGTGCCGATCGTGGCAAGGCCAACATCGCCAAGGCGCAGGTGCAGACCGTCGCCAGCAAGATCGACAACTACCGCCTGGATACCAACCGCCTGCCGGCCAAACTGGACGAGCTGGTCACCCAGCCGGCCGGTGTGAATGGCTGGATGGGACCCTATGCGAAGGCATCGGATCTGGACGATCCGTGGGGCCGCCCGCTGGATTACCGCGCACCCGGTGAAAGCCAGGATTACGACCTGATCAGCCTGGGCAAGGATGGCAAGCCCGGCGGCAGCAGCTTCGATGCGGACATCCGCTACGAGCAGTGA
- a CDS encoding GspH/FimT family pseudopilin: protein MPRRSCRSSTGAQAQGMSLLEMLLVIALIAMVGLVTAGMFSRGMAGMQLRSAGKEIANQLRATRAEAIARGSVQRFLIEPRQRRWEAAAGRRGTWPEQVQVDFEGAAQLQPAAGQGVIEFHPDGGASGGRIVLRRGDARWRINVGWLTGEVTSGPERAQ, encoded by the coding sequence ATGCCGCGCCGTTCTTGCCGCAGTAGCACCGGTGCGCAGGCACAGGGCATGTCGCTGCTGGAGATGCTGCTGGTGATCGCCCTGATCGCGATGGTCGGGCTGGTCACTGCGGGCATGTTCTCGCGTGGCATGGCCGGCATGCAGCTGCGCAGTGCCGGCAAAGAAATCGCCAACCAACTGCGCGCCACGCGTGCCGAAGCGATTGCCCGTGGCAGCGTGCAGCGCTTCCTGATCGAGCCCCGTCAACGGCGCTGGGAAGCGGCGGCCGGTCGTCGTGGCACATGGCCAGAGCAGGTGCAGGTCGACTTCGAGGGCGCAGCACAGCTGCAACCTGCCGCAGGGCAGGGGGTCATCGAGTTCCATCCAGATGGGGGCGCCAGCGGCGGCCGTATCGTATTGCGTCGCGGGGACGCACGTTGGCGGATCAACGTGGGCTGGCTGACCGGTGAAGTCACCTCCGGCCCGGAGCGGGCTCAATGA
- a CDS encoding prepilin-type N-terminal cleavage/methylation domain-containing protein yields MRSRSALAGKRAVRGFTLLEVLVAFALLAMALTLLLGTLSGAARQVGQADVRSRAVLHAQSLLAVAGVEAPLREGQQQGQWEQGRYRWTLQVRPFVEPRASGSAVATGPAAPRLLELDLHVRWDQPRAGQLAWRSLRLVPPALEATP; encoded by the coding sequence ATGAGGTCACGCAGCGCCCTTGCCGGTAAACGCGCGGTACGCGGCTTCACCTTGCTGGAAGTGCTGGTGGCCTTCGCGTTGCTGGCCATGGCGCTGACCCTGCTGCTGGGCACGTTGTCCGGTGCCGCACGACAGGTCGGCCAGGCCGACGTGCGCTCGCGCGCGGTGCTGCACGCACAGTCGCTGCTGGCTGTCGCAGGCGTTGAAGCGCCGTTGCGGGAAGGCCAGCAGCAGGGCCAATGGGAACAGGGCCGTTACCGGTGGACCCTGCAGGTGCGCCCGTTCGTGGAACCGCGCGCATCCGGCAGCGCCGTCGCGACCGGACCTGCGGCGCCACGGCTGCTCGAACTGGACCTGCATGTGCGCTGGGACCAGCCGCGAGCAGGACAGTTGGCCTGGCGCAGCCTGCGCCTGGTGCCGCCCGCGCTGGAGGCGACGCCGTGA
- a CDS encoding prepilin-type N-terminal cleavage/methylation domain-containing protein: MSIRVRGFTLIEVLLATALLAAGLALAFVTVRSAMTISQRGEAIAADNERMRAVQGLLRRQLTQALRSPIEPLDPAREPQFFIGQAQRLRFVADVPAYLGRGGSYVHDLQAVRSGQGVRLQLGLVMVQGGVQIPERPPRAPEVLVDELKRVTLRYRGIDAASGQMGDWMTEWPDTRRPPLLVSIQVQPLRGPAWPDLQVVLENAAQAGAR, from the coding sequence GTGAGCATCCGTGTGCGCGGATTCACCCTGATCGAAGTGCTGCTGGCCACCGCGCTGCTCGCTGCCGGGCTGGCGCTCGCCTTTGTGACCGTGCGTTCGGCGATGACCATCAGCCAGCGGGGTGAAGCCATCGCGGCCGACAACGAGCGCATGCGCGCGGTGCAGGGGCTGCTTCGGCGCCAGCTCACCCAAGCGCTGCGCAGCCCGATCGAGCCGCTCGACCCGGCACGCGAGCCGCAGTTCTTCATCGGCCAAGCCCAGCGGTTGCGCTTTGTCGCCGACGTGCCTGCGTATCTGGGACGGGGAGGATCCTACGTGCATGATCTGCAGGCAGTGCGCAGCGGCCAGGGCGTGCGCCTGCAGCTCGGCCTGGTGATGGTGCAGGGCGGCGTGCAGATCCCCGAGCGTCCGCCGCGTGCGCCGGAGGTGCTGGTGGATGAGCTGAAGCGGGTCACCCTTCGTTACCGCGGCATCGATGCGGCCAGTGGACAGATGGGTGACTGGATGACGGAATGGCCGGATACCCGTCGCCCGCCGCTGCTGGTGTCGATCCAGGTGCAGCCTCTGCGAGGACCGGCGTGGCCGGATCTGCAGGTGGTGCTGGAGAATGCGGCGCAGGCGGGTGCGCGATGA
- a CDS encoding type II secretion system protein GspK: MRAPRGAALVLVLWLIALLTALVGAFAMSARIEHLQQRVQDDSGRAQEIGRAGVAYAMSRLRADPQRPAWQPDGRLYRWRFDGAQVDIRIEDESGKINLNLADIPLLQGFLQALQVEPAAATRLAGAIVDWRDADDLSPVGGGAEGPDYVAAGLPYGPRNARFETLGELQRVLGMTPSLYARMRPMLTLHSRLARPDARFAQGPVLTALGMDAALVQAQREQEWAGSNDTMSAPAVASGSGTYSIECSVVDERGRAAVSRAVVRNTPSTAMGRAYTVLGWEQGMASQ; encoded by the coding sequence ATGAGGGCCCCACGCGGTGCTGCGCTGGTGCTGGTGCTGTGGCTGATCGCCCTGCTGACTGCGCTGGTCGGCGCGTTTGCCATGTCGGCCAGGATTGAACACCTGCAGCAGCGCGTGCAGGATGACAGCGGGCGCGCACAGGAAATCGGCCGTGCCGGTGTAGCCTACGCCATGTCGCGGCTGCGTGCGGACCCGCAGCGGCCTGCGTGGCAGCCGGATGGTCGCCTCTATCGCTGGCGCTTCGACGGTGCGCAGGTCGATATCCGCATTGAAGACGAGAGCGGCAAGATCAATCTCAACCTGGCCGACATCCCCTTGTTGCAGGGCTTCCTGCAAGCCCTGCAGGTCGAACCCGCCGCTGCCACGCGCCTGGCCGGCGCGATCGTGGATTGGCGCGACGCCGACGACCTGAGTCCTGTCGGGGGCGGCGCAGAGGGTCCCGACTATGTCGCCGCAGGCCTGCCTTACGGTCCGCGCAACGCACGTTTCGAGACGTTGGGTGAGCTGCAGCGGGTGCTGGGCATGACCCCGTCGCTGTACGCACGCATGCGCCCGATGCTGACCCTGCACAGCCGTCTGGCACGGCCGGATGCGCGCTTCGCGCAGGGCCCGGTGCTGACGGCGCTGGGCATGGATGCCGCGCTGGTGCAGGCACAGCGCGAGCAGGAGTGGGCAGGCAGCAACGACACGATGTCGGCGCCCGCTGTTGCCAGCGGCAGTGGCACCTATAGTATCGAGTGCAGCGTGGTGGATGAGCGCGGCCGTGCCGCCGTCAGCCGCGCGGTAGTGCGCAACACCCCGAGCACGGCGATGGGCCGGGCTTATACAGTGCTTGGATGGGAACAGGGAATGGCCTCGCAATGA
- a CDS encoding PilN domain-containing protein, producing MTAWQHGFRQVGAQLMPRASAFLRWWRDALLAWLPARWQWALGWAPARLLLRQCGDTLRMERDIGGETTLVGTLPWPCQPTALAAALEPRLQRLPRYWVLDAGEVLRRTLRVPAAATGRLRDVMGYEIDRQTPFAVDQVTYDVRVLGPPSGDHLQAELVLLPRQRLEQWQQAVGNWADAVSGIDVVDAAGAPLHVNLLPPGQRQRIRNPQLRLELLLAGAAAVMLTLAGSQLLHNRERAVDELRTDVERSARNARGVANERARLQTLVDGAAFLDSEHVKRPTMLALWNELSSLLPDGTYLEKIGVENQQVQLIGLSREANQLVPLLQASPLWQRVNLTGVLQADGTAGGRDRFTLTAELRPLATPLPAAKKEPAHAVRTDTP from the coding sequence ATGACCGCATGGCAGCATGGATTCAGGCAGGTGGGGGCGCAACTGATGCCGCGTGCCAGCGCGTTCCTGCGCTGGTGGCGGGATGCGCTGCTGGCCTGGCTGCCGGCACGCTGGCAATGGGCGCTGGGCTGGGCGCCGGCCCGCCTGCTGCTGCGCCAGTGCGGCGACACCCTGCGCATGGAGCGCGACATCGGAGGCGAAACCACGCTGGTCGGCACGCTGCCCTGGCCGTGCCAACCCACCGCCCTGGCTGCGGCGCTGGAGCCGCGGCTGCAACGCTTGCCCCGTTACTGGGTGCTCGATGCGGGTGAGGTCCTGCGGCGGACCCTGCGGGTTCCCGCCGCGGCGACCGGTCGGCTGCGCGATGTGATGGGGTACGAGATCGACCGGCAGACGCCGTTCGCTGTCGATCAGGTCACCTACGACGTGAGGGTGCTGGGCCCGCCGAGCGGGGACCACCTCCAGGCCGAGCTGGTGTTGCTGCCGCGGCAGCGCCTGGAGCAGTGGCAGCAGGCCGTCGGAAACTGGGCCGACGCGGTCAGTGGCATCGACGTGGTCGACGCCGCGGGCGCTCCGTTGCACGTGAACCTGCTGCCGCCCGGGCAGCGCCAGCGCATCCGCAACCCGCAGCTGCGGCTTGAGTTGCTGCTGGCCGGGGCCGCTGCGGTGATGCTGACGCTGGCGGGCAGCCAGCTGCTGCACAACCGCGAACGAGCCGTGGACGAGCTGCGCACCGACGTGGAGCGTAGCGCGCGCAATGCGCGTGGCGTGGCCAACGAGCGAGCCCGCCTGCAGACCCTGGTCGACGGCGCCGCGTTCCTGGACAGTGAGCACGTCAAGCGACCGACCATGCTGGCGCTGTGGAATGAATTGAGCAGCTTGCTGCCCGATGGCACCTACCTGGAAAAGATCGGCGTGGAAAACCAACAGGTGCAGCTGATCGGGCTGAGCCGCGAAGCCAACCAGCTGGTGCCCCTGCTGCAGGCATCCCCGTTGTGGCAGCGGGTGAACCTGACCGGCGTGCTGCAGGCCGATGGCACGGCAGGCGGGCGTGATCGTTTCACCCTCACTGCGGAACTGCGGCCGCTGGCGACGCCGCTGCCGGCAGCAAAAAAGGAGCCGGCCCATGCCGTCCGCACCGACACGCCGTGA
- the gspM gene encoding type II secretion system protein GspM produces the protein MPSAPTRRDRWLALGLLLAVLALVYLLLVHPLFTVPWRAMDQEIVALQERQQRVQVQLDQRPQVAERLQQVQEALRQRPGFLTEATAEGAAAALSARVQEVVASASPGNRACVVSNRTPMPDSRGDATYTRVAMQVRLRCGVDEMATVLQSLETGTPRLFVENLNMLAQRFQQSPVESGTGLDVSFELVGYLQPGGLDTLQATPPTGVAMPADSGLSANAAPASDVEAAPADAHSPDAASPPVDDVVDVVEAPDAD, from the coding sequence ATGCCGTCCGCACCGACACGCCGTGACCGCTGGCTGGCGCTTGGACTGCTGCTGGCGGTGCTGGCGCTGGTCTACCTGTTGCTCGTGCATCCCCTGTTTACGGTGCCTTGGCGTGCGATGGACCAGGAGATCGTGGCATTGCAGGAACGCCAACAGCGCGTGCAGGTCCAGCTGGACCAGCGTCCCCAGGTGGCCGAGCGGCTGCAGCAGGTGCAGGAGGCCCTGCGCCAGCGCCCCGGCTTCCTGACCGAGGCGACGGCTGAAGGGGCCGCGGCCGCGCTTTCGGCGCGCGTGCAGGAGGTCGTCGCATCCGCCAGCCCGGGAAACCGCGCCTGCGTGGTCAGCAACCGCACCCCGATGCCGGACAGCCGCGGCGACGCCACGTACACGCGCGTGGCCATGCAGGTCCGGCTGCGCTGCGGCGTGGACGAAATGGCCACCGTGCTGCAGTCGTTGGAAACCGGCACGCCGCGCCTGTTCGTGGAAAACCTCAACATGCTGGCCCAGCGTTTCCAGCAGTCGCCCGTGGAGTCGGGAACCGGACTGGATGTGTCGTTCGAACTGGTCGGCTACCTGCAGCCGGGGGGCCTGGACACCCTGCAGGCCACGCCGCCAACGGGTGTTGCGATGCCTGCCGACAGTGGCCTGTCAGCCAACGCGGCGCCCGCGTCCGATGTCGAGGCTGCGCCTGCAGATGCACATAGCCCCGATGCCGCCAGCCCGCCCGTTGACGACGTCGTGGATGTCGTGGAGGCGCCGGATGCGGATTGA
- a CDS encoding general secretion pathway protein GspN, with translation MRIDRFNLRTSILLGIAVLAGTAWLATRLGVGGGIDAADATSVPVPVLPNLPAQRAEPLVTSASFTAVVERPVFAEDRRPHPFRLGGPEAAASGGALRLTGVLLSGNFGMATLSGEQGRSLRLRLNSDAVEGWQLLALEPRRATVLGPDGAQVLELAVFDGQGGEPPTVLRDTAAAGTTGTARQAVPPAPPPQPSRSSPAAPAASPAASPATAPAPADAANQGPSEEQMRAIRERIRARREQLQQQQQQRQSTSPTGGAANR, from the coding sequence ATGCGGATTGATCGTTTCAACCTGCGCACGTCGATCCTGCTCGGCATCGCAGTGCTGGCCGGCACCGCGTGGCTGGCCACACGCCTGGGCGTCGGCGGCGGCATCGACGCTGCAGACGCCACCAGCGTACCGGTACCGGTGTTGCCGAACCTGCCTGCGCAACGGGCCGAGCCTCTGGTTACATCTGCCAGCTTCACCGCCGTCGTCGAGCGGCCGGTCTTCGCTGAAGATCGCCGCCCGCACCCGTTCCGCCTCGGCGGCCCGGAAGCGGCTGCCAGCGGCGGTGCGCTGCGTTTGACCGGCGTGCTGCTCAGCGGAAATTTCGGCATGGCGACGCTGTCGGGAGAGCAGGGCCGCTCGCTGCGCCTGCGCCTGAACAGCGACGCGGTGGAAGGCTGGCAACTGCTCGCACTGGAGCCGCGGCGGGCCACCGTCCTCGGTCCCGACGGCGCGCAGGTACTGGAACTTGCGGTGTTCGACGGTCAGGGAGGCGAGCCCCCCACGGTGCTGCGCGACACCGCCGCGGCAGGCACGACGGGCACGGCGCGACAGGCCGTACCCCCAGCACCGCCGCCGCAGCCGTCACGCAGTTCGCCCGCCGCACCTGCGGCATCGCCCGCTGCATCGCCCGCGACGGCTCCGGCACCCGCAGACGCTGCCAATCAAGGGCCAAGTGAAGAACAGATGCGGGCGATCCGCGAGCGCATCCGCGCCCGACGTGAGCAACTGCAGCAACAGCAACAACAACGCCAGTCAACGTCGCCTACCGGCGGCGCTGCCAACCGATAG